The Nycticebus coucang isolate mNycCou1 chromosome 8, mNycCou1.pri, whole genome shotgun sequence genome has a window encoding:
- the NR1D2 gene encoding nuclear receptor subfamily 1 group D member 2 has protein sequence MEVNAGGVIAYISSSSSASSPASCHSEGSENSFQSSSSSVPSSPNSSNSDTNGNPKNSDLSNIEGILKNDRIDCCMKTSKSSAPGMTKNHSGVTKFSGMVLLCKVCGDVASGFHYGVHACEGCKGFFRRSIQQNIQYKKCLKNENCSIMRMNRNRCQQCRFKKCLSVGMSRDAVRFGRIPKREKQRMLIEMQSAMKTMMNSQFSGHLQNDTLVEHHEQTALPAQEQLRPKPQMEQENIKSSSPSSDFAKEEVIGMVTRAHKDTFMYNQEHRENSAETMQPQRGERIPKNMEQYNLNHDHCGSGLSHFPCSDSQQHLNGQYKGRNIMHYPNGHAICIANGHCMNFSNAYTQRVCDRIPIDGFSQNENKNSYLCNTGGRMHLVCPMSKSPYVDPHKSGHEIWEEFSMSFTPAVKEVVEFAKRIPGFRDLSQHDQVNLLKAGTFEVLMVRFASLFDAKERTVTFLSGKKYSVDDLHSMGAGDLLNSMFEFSEKLNALQLSDEEMSLFTAVVLVSADRSGIENVNSVEALQETLIRALRTLIMKNHPNEASIFTKLLLKLPDLRSLNNMHSEELLAFKVHP, from the exons GAGGTGTGATTGCCTACATCAGTTCTTCCAGCTCAGCCTCTAGTCCTGCCTCTTGTCACAGTGAGGGTTCTGAGAATAGTTTCCAGTCCTCCTCCTCATCTGTTCCATCTTCTCCAAATAGCTCCAATTCTGATACCAATGGTAATCCCAAGAACAGTGATCTCTCTAATATTGAAGGCATCCTGAAGAATGATCGAATAGATTGTTGTATGAAAACAAGCAAATCGAGTGCACCTGGGATGACAAAGAACCACAGTGGTGTGACAA AATTTAGTGGCATGGTTCTGCTATGCAAAGTCTGTGGGGATGTGGCGTCCGGATTCCACTATGGAGTTCATGCTTGTGAAGGCTGTAAG GGTTTCTTTCGGAGAAGTATTCAACAAAACATCCAGTACAAGAAGTGCCTGAAGAATGAAAACTGTTCTATAATGAGAATGAATAGGAACAGATGTCAGCAATGTCGCTTCAAAAAGTGTCTTTCTGTTGGGATGTCAAGAGATG CTGTTCGGTTTGGTCGTATTCCTAAGCGTGAAAAACAGAGGATGCTAATTGAAATGCAAAGTGCGATGAAGACCATGATGAACAGCCAGTTCAGTGGTCACTTGCAGAATGACACTTTAGTAGAGCACCATGAACAGACAGCCTTACCAGCCCAGGAGCAGCTGCGACCCAAGCCTCAGATGGAGCAAGAAAACATCAAAAGCTCTTCTCCCTCTTCTGATTTTGCAAAGGAAGAAGTGATTGGCATGGTGACCAGAGCCCACAAGGATACCTTTATGTATAATCAGGAGCATCGAGAAAACTCAGCTGAGACCATGCAAccccagagaggagaaaggatCCCAAAGAATATGGAGCAATATAATTTAAATCACGATCATTGTGGCAGTGGGCTTAGCCATTTCCCCTGTAGTGACAGCCAGCAGCATCTCAATGGACAGTACAAAGGGAGGAACATAATGCATTATCCAAATGGGCATGCCATTTGTATTGCAAATGGACATTGTATGAACTTCTCCAATGCTTATACTCAAAGAGTATGTGATAGAATTCCAATAGATGGATTTTCTCAGAATGAGAACAAGAATAGTTACCTGTGCAACACTGGAGGGAGAATGCATCTG GTTTGTCCAATGAGTAAGTCTCCGTATGTGGATCCTCATAAATCAGGGCATGAAATCTGGGAAGAATTTTCAATGAGCTTCACCCCAGCAGTGAAAGAAGTGGTGGAATTTGCAAAACGTATTCCAGGATTCAGAGATCTCTCTCAGCATGACCAGGTCAACCTTTTAAAGGCTGGAACTTTTGAG GTTTTAATGGTACGGTTTGCATCGTTATTTGATGCAAAGGAGCGTACTGTCACCTTTTTAAGTGGAAAGAAGTATAGTGTGGATGATTTACACTCAATGGGAGCAGGGGATCTGCTAAATTCTATGTTTGAATTTAGTGAGAAGCTCAATGCCCTCCAACTTAGCGATGAAGAAATGAGTTTGTTTACAGCAGTTGTCCTGGTGTCTGCAG ATCGTTCTGGAATAGAAAATGTCAACTCCGTGGAAGCTTTGCAGGAAACTCTCATCCGTGCCCTAAGGACCTTAATAATGAAAAACCATCCAAATGAGGCCTCTATTTTTACAAAACTACTTCTAAAGTTGCCAGATCTTCGATCTTTAAACAACATGCACTCTGAGGAGCTCTTGGCCTTTAAAGTTCACCCTTAA